The Niallia sp. Man26 genome includes a window with the following:
- a CDS encoding multidrug effflux MFS transporter — MSLKSSKYSLVFAILLAVFSAIGPFTIDMYLASFPDMMDFFEAKASMVQASLTSCILGVAFGQIIMGALSDVHGRRKPLLISMIVYALSSFACAFAPNITVFIILRFIQGFSGAAGIVISRAIVRDLYSGIELTKFFSLLTVIGNLAPLIAPLAGSAVISFTSWVGIFIFLGFFGIILSIITTWKIKESLPSEQRVSSNFKGLLRNFKDLLQDRNFMGYALVQGILFSGVFAYISGASFIYQNIYGVTPQVFSMLFALNGISLILGAQVVKFLAGRIKEDSILLIGLVLALMSGTFVLIGVFLHGPLLMLVIPLFLLNAAVGITGPTSFTLAMDSQGHIAGSAAALLGVMPTLLGAVTSPLVGIEGEYSAVPFGVIIFTTSLLSVFAYVAITKNTKSHMFPRKFS; from the coding sequence GTGAGCTTGAAATCGTCTAAATATTCGCTTGTTTTCGCTATTCTTTTGGCTGTGTTTTCTGCAATTGGGCCATTTACCATTGATATGTATTTAGCTTCATTTCCTGATATGATGGACTTTTTTGAAGCAAAAGCTTCTATGGTCCAAGCAAGTTTAACTTCTTGTATTTTAGGTGTTGCATTCGGTCAAATTATTATGGGTGCATTAAGTGATGTTCATGGTAGGCGTAAACCTTTACTAATATCCATGATTGTGTACGCTCTATCTTCTTTCGCTTGTGCTTTCGCACCTAATATCACTGTGTTTATTATCTTGCGTTTCATTCAAGGTTTTTCTGGAGCCGCTGGAATTGTTATATCTCGTGCTATTGTTAGAGATTTGTATAGCGGTATAGAATTGACAAAGTTTTTTTCCCTATTAACTGTTATTGGTAATCTTGCCCCTTTAATTGCACCACTTGCAGGAAGTGCTGTAATTTCCTTCACTTCTTGGGTTGGGATATTTATCTTTTTGGGTTTTTTCGGCATCATTTTATCCATTATTACCACATGGAAAATTAAAGAAAGTTTACCTTCAGAACAACGTGTCTCTAGTAATTTCAAAGGATTATTACGAAATTTTAAAGATTTACTACAAGATAGAAATTTCATGGGATACGCTCTTGTTCAGGGGATATTATTTTCTGGTGTTTTTGCCTATATTTCTGGAGCATCATTTATTTATCAAAATATTTATGGCGTAACACCTCAGGTGTTTTCCATGCTATTTGCTTTAAATGGTATTAGTTTAATTCTAGGCGCTCAAGTTGTGAAGTTTTTAGCTGGGCGAATAAAAGAAGATAGTATTCTTCTTATCGGACTGGTATTAGCACTTATGTCTGGGACGTTTGTCTTGATAGGTGTCTTTCTACATGGCCCATTATTAATGCTAGTCATTCCCCTTTTCTTGTTAAACGCGGCGGTTGGTATTACTGGCCCGACTTCTTTTACATTAGCAATGGACTCTCAAGGACACATCGCAGGAAGTGCCGCCGCACTCTTAGGTGTCATGCCTACTCTTTTAGGCGCTGTAACTTCCCCTCTTGTGGGGATTGAAGGTGAATATTCTGCGGTACCATTTGGGGTAAT